A part of Flavobacteriaceae bacterium GSB9 genomic DNA contains:
- a CDS encoding gliding motility-associated protein GldE translates to MDPDPASFITLVTTVDYSVVFGLALLFLLLVCSALISGAEVALFSLAAEQIKEGLEQKSKRIEIIAKLLERPKKLLATILVANNFINIAIVILFAFLGDFLFGNIISPELKFVVEVVLITFLILLFGEILPKIYASRNNLKFATFMAYPLRVLDVFLSPISLPMRGVTLAIHNKLGKQKPGISVDQLSQALELTSEEDTTKEEHKILQGIVSFGNTDTKQVMRPRIDIFALKIEQKYLDIMPEIIENGYSRIPVYRDNIDKIEGILYVKDLLPYIDRKQFDWTTLIREPFFVPENKKLDDLMAEFQDKKVHLAVVVDEYGGTSGLISLEDIIEEIVGDISDEFDDEDLTYSKLDENNYVFEGKTALKDFYKIIKIEDDTVFEANKGEAETVAGFVLEISGSFPKLNSKINFENYVFTIEAMDKKRIKLVKFTML, encoded by the coding sequence TTGGATCCTGACCCTGCCAGTTTTATTACATTAGTAACAACGGTAGATTATTCTGTTGTTTTTGGTTTGGCATTGCTGTTTTTGCTCTTAGTGTGTTCTGCGCTAATATCAGGAGCGGAGGTAGCTTTGTTTTCGCTTGCTGCTGAGCAAATAAAAGAAGGCTTAGAGCAAAAATCAAAGCGCATTGAGATTATCGCCAAACTTCTGGAACGACCGAAAAAATTATTGGCTACCATATTGGTTGCCAATAATTTTATAAACATTGCTATTGTAATTTTATTCGCCTTTTTGGGTGATTTTCTTTTTGGAAATATTATTAGCCCAGAACTAAAATTTGTTGTAGAAGTTGTTCTTATTACCTTTTTAATATTGTTGTTTGGTGAAATTTTGCCTAAAATTTACGCTAGTAGAAACAATTTAAAGTTCGCCACTTTTATGGCCTATCCGCTTCGAGTGTTAGATGTGTTTTTATCGCCAATAAGTTTACCCATGCGTGGTGTAACTTTAGCCATCCATAACAAGTTAGGAAAGCAAAAACCAGGTATAAGTGTCGATCAGCTCTCGCAAGCGCTAGAATTGACCAGTGAAGAAGATACCACTAAAGAAGAGCACAAAATATTGCAGGGTATCGTGTCCTTTGGCAATACAGACACCAAACAGGTTATGCGTCCGCGTATTGATATTTTTGCCCTAAAGATAGAGCAAAAATATTTGGACATAATGCCCGAGATTATAGAAAATGGCTACTCCAGAATTCCAGTTTACCGCGATAATATCGATAAAATAGAAGGCATCCTTTATGTGAAAGACCTTTTGCCCTATATCGATAGAAAACAATTTGACTGGACCACCCTAATAAGAGAACCGTTTTTTGTTCCAGAAAACAAAAAACTTGACGATTTAATGGCAGAGTTTCAGGATAAAAAAGTACATCTGGCTGTTGTTGTTGATGAGTACGGGGGCACATCTGGCTTAATCTCATTAGAAGATATTATTGAAGAGATTGTAGGTGACATAAGTGATGAGTTTGATGATGAGGATTTAACATATTCCAAACTCGATGAAAACAATTATGTATTTGAGGGAAAAACAGCCTTAAAAGATTTTTACAAGATTATTAAAATTGAAGACGATACGGTTTTTGAAGCAAATAAAGGTGAGGCAGAAACCGTTGCAGGTTTCGTTTTAGAAATTTCGGGTAGTTTTCCAAAGTTAAATAGTAAAATAAATTTTGAAAATTACGTTTTTACTATTGAGGCTATGGACAAAAAACGAATCAAGCTTGTTAAATTCACGATGCTGTAA
- the gldD gene encoding gliding motility lipoprotein GldD translates to MAVSCGDDYLPKPKAYLRLDYPEPKYNQVDLGLPFEFEVNKLAENIQVNQIGGPSESYGVNLEYPLMKGTIFLTYKTVKDREKDLRDFIRDAQNLTQKHTIKADEIPVTAYENKKRKVYGAFAEVKGDVASMAQFYVTDSVNHFLTGSLYFYAKPNYDSILPAAHYLQNDIKHIMESVNWK, encoded by the coding sequence ATGGCAGTGTCATGTGGAGATGATTACTTGCCTAAACCAAAAGCATACTTAAGGCTAGATTATCCAGAACCCAAATACAATCAAGTAGATTTAGGTTTGCCTTTTGAGTTTGAGGTCAATAAGTTAGCGGAAAACATTCAAGTTAATCAAATAGGAGGCCCTTCAGAAAGTTACGGGGTGAATCTAGAATATCCTTTAATGAAAGGGACTATTTTTTTAACTTACAAAACGGTTAAGGACAGAGAAAAAGACCTTAGGGATTTTATACGAGATGCTCAAAACTTAACCCAAAAGCATACCATTAAAGCAGATGAAATTCCAGTAACGGCCTACGAAAATAAAAAACGTAAAGTTTATGGGGCATTTGCAGAAGTAAAAGGCGATGTGGCATCAATGGCACAGTTTTACGTAACAGATAGTGTTAATCATTTTTTAACGGGTTCGCTGTATTTTTACGCAAAACCCAATTACGACTCTATTTTACCTGCAGCACATTATTTGCAGAATGATATTAAGCACATTATGGAAAGTGTAAACTGGAAATAA
- a CDS encoding cation transporter has protein sequence MKTIKQFLILATIATLVFSCKNEVKPEIKTVGTETSNIKKLDPNATYAKVEFTINGMTCAMGCAATIQKEISKMEGVKSATVDFDKKLAMVEYNEGTVNPTSLTKTVTGVSETYEVRDMKTVETFSK, from the coding sequence ATGAAAACCATAAAGCAATTTTTAATACTTGCAACCATTGCAACATTGGTATTTAGTTGTAAAAATGAAGTTAAACCAGAGATTAAAACCGTTGGCACTGAAACAAGCAACATTAAAAAGTTAGACCCAAATGCCACCTATGCAAAAGTAGAGTTTACAATTAACGGAATGACCTGCGCTATGGGTTGCGCTGCCACCATCCAAAAGGAAATTTCTAAAATGGAAGGTGTAAAATCGGCCACGGTAGATTTTGATAAAAAACTGGCTATGGTTGAATATAACGAAGGCACAGTAAACCCTACATCATTAACAAAAACAGTAACTGGGGTTTCTGAAACCTACGAGGTGAGAGACATGAAAACGGTTGAAACCTTTTCGAAATAG
- a CDS encoding DUF4199 domain-containing protein has product MKNISLPLRFGLVTSAVLIAYFLVLALVGKHTNPTFSFFNAIITGLGIYEAVKLKKMENINSFSYGEGFKTGIITGAVATILFTVFFLFYATEVNTGFLPELLQTVNGGFNADIGMVSFVVAVMGFATTVVASLTVMQVFKKTGNISQ; this is encoded by the coding sequence ATGAAAAACATCTCCCTACCACTTCGTTTTGGATTAGTAACAAGCGCGGTTTTAATCGCCTATTTTTTGGTTTTAGCCTTGGTTGGAAAGCATACGAATCCAACGTTCAGTTTTTTTAATGCCATCATAACAGGTTTAGGTATTTATGAGGCCGTAAAGCTGAAAAAGATGGAAAACATTAACAGTTTTTCTTATGGAGAGGGGTTTAAAACGGGCATTATTACTGGTGCAGTGGCCACAATACTCTTTACTGTTTTCTTTTTGTTTTACGCCACTGAGGTAAATACTGGTTTTTTGCCTGAATTGCTCCAAACCGTCAATGGTGGTTTTAACGCCGATATCGGTATGGTTTCCTTCGTTGTGGCTGTAATGGGCTTTGCTACTACGGTTGTGGCATCATTAACGGTAATGCAAGTTTTTAAAAAAACAGGAAATATTTCTCAATAA
- the rplU gene encoding 50S ribosomal protein L21: MYAIVEIAGQQFKVEKDQKVFVNRLQTEEGKQVSFDNVLLLGDGNNVTVGAPAIDGAQVGAKVLKHLKGDKVIVFKKKRRKGYRVKNGHRQALSEIVIESIVASGAKKSAPAKKETKKAEPKAETKKAAPKKSTAKADDLKKIEGAGPKAAEALVNAGLDTFAKVAKSTPEKLSNILSEASSRLSHIVTETWPKQAGLAAEGKWDELKELQDRLDGGIEK; encoded by the coding sequence ATGTACGCAATTGTAGAGATAGCAGGGCAACAATTTAAAGTTGAAAAAGACCAAAAAGTTTTTGTTAACCGTTTGCAAACTGAAGAAGGAAAACAAGTATCTTTTGATAATGTACTTCTTTTAGGAGACGGTAACAATGTAACTGTAGGCGCCCCGGCTATAGACGGAGCTCAAGTAGGAGCAAAAGTCTTAAAGCACCTAAAAGGTGATAAAGTTATAGTTTTCAAGAAGAAAAGACGTAAAGGTTACCGTGTAAAAAATGGTCACCGTCAAGCGCTTTCTGAAATCGTAATTGAAAGTATTGTGGCTTCAGGAGCTAAGAAATCGGCTCCAGCTAAAAAGGAAACTAAAAAAGCAGAACCAAAGGCTGAAACTAAAAAGGCCGCACCAAAAAAATCAACGGCAAAAGCAGATGATTTAAAGAAAATTGAAGGTGCTGGACCAAAAGCAGCTGAAGCTTTAGTGAACGCAGGACTTGATACTTTTGCAAAAGTAGCTAAGTCGACACCAGAAAAATTAAGTAACATTCTTTCTGAAGCAAGTTCAAGATTATCTCACATCGTTACCGAAACTTGGCCAAAACAAGCTGGTTTGGCAGCCGAAGGTAAATGGGATGAGTTAAAAGAATTACAAGACAGATTAGACGGCGGAATAGAAAAATAA
- the rpmA gene encoding 50S ribosomal protein L27, with the protein MAHKKGVGSSKNGRESESKRLGVKIFGGQAAVAGNIIVRQRGNTHHPGENVYSSKDHTLHAQVDGIVKFTKKKDNKSYVSIEPFEA; encoded by the coding sequence ATGGCTCATAAAAAAGGAGTAGGTAGTTCTAAGAACGGTAGAGAATCAGAATCGAAACGCTTGGGCGTTAAGATTTTTGGTGGACAAGCTGCCGTTGCCGGAAACATTATCGTAAGACAACGAGGAAATACACACCATCCAGGTGAAAACGTATATTCTTCAAAAGACCATACTTTACATGCTCAAGTTGATGGCATAGTAAAGTTTACCAAGAAAAAAGATAATAAATCTTATGTTTCTATAGAGCCTTTTGAGGCTTAA
- a CDS encoding PorT family protein, whose translation MNKFNFSFFIGVLFSLSSLFAQTNFKIGANIGGQISSLRGSDNEIDNNFQPVPMIGLNVEVAFGPSISIITGINFERWKKEREFLNYGSFAEPLEKVNYSEGYDFYNIPFLFRYKFGNKKDFFVDAGGFVNYFNKGRPNRRYFSLFMQFEDYNFGVLFGVGKVFRITEKIDIALQLRDELGLTDVNKYEWDVRGEVMTNTIRMLATISYEL comes from the coding sequence ATGAATAAATTTAATTTTTCTTTTTTTATAGGGGTTCTATTTAGTTTATCTAGTCTTTTTGCCCAAACCAATTTTAAAATTGGAGCAAACATAGGTGGGCAGATATCAAGTTTAAGGGGTTCAGATAACGAAATCGACAATAATTTTCAGCCAGTCCCAATGATAGGACTTAACGTTGAGGTTGCTTTTGGACCATCTATATCTATAATAACAGGTATTAATTTCGAGCGTTGGAAAAAGGAAAGAGAGTTTTTAAATTATGGTTCATTTGCTGAACCTCTGGAAAAAGTAAACTATAGTGAAGGTTACGATTTCTATAATATTCCATTTCTATTTAGGTATAAATTTGGGAATAAAAAAGATTTCTTTGTTGATGCAGGCGGATTTGTAAATTATTTCAATAAAGGAAGACCCAATAGAAGATATTTTTCGCTATTCATGCAATTTGAGGATTATAATTTTGGAGTATTATTTGGAGTAGGTAAAGTATTTAGGATAACTGAAAAAATCGATATTGCTTTGCAATTAAGAGATGAATTAGGGCTTACTGATGTAAATAAATATGAGTGGGATGTTAGGGGAGAAGTTATGACTAATACCATAAGGATGCTAGCTACCATAAGCTATGAATTGTAG
- a CDS encoding DUF1569 domain-containing protein, whose protein sequence is MQAKQINILHKQLSNLEELIPMFQQKDLEVSKGNIGWHLHHSLQVINGICGILHKTKPENYKRNFNLKRAILFPLRYIPRGKAKAPKVVLPPNHFSAEDLFSQLKLAKKQIESTKQLPKKSYFTHHIFGMLSKKQTLYFLAMHTNHHLKIIKDILK, encoded by the coding sequence ATGCAAGCCAAACAAATTAACATTTTACACAAGCAATTGTCCAATTTAGAAGAGTTAATTCCCATGTTTCAACAAAAGGACCTGGAAGTATCAAAGGGCAACATTGGCTGGCATTTACATCATAGTTTACAGGTTATTAATGGCATTTGTGGCATTTTACACAAAACCAAACCCGAAAATTACAAACGAAATTTCAATTTAAAACGAGCTATATTGTTTCCTTTAAGGTATATCCCCAGAGGAAAAGCCAAAGCTCCTAAAGTAGTTTTACCACCCAATCATTTTTCTGCTGAGGATTTATTTAGCCAACTAAAACTAGCCAAAAAGCAGATTGAAAGTACTAAACAGCTTCCTAAAAAATCTTATTTTACGCATCATATTTTTGGGATGCTATCAAAAAAACAAACCCTTTATTTTTTGGCGATGCATACAAATCATCATTTAAAAATCATCAAGGATATTTTGAAATAA
- a CDS encoding very short patch repair endonuclease gives MRVFYFNRFTYIEYAVPYNEEKIKVPRFNEASGFYTTKKRSKIMSKIRGKNTKPELIFRRALWARDVRFRVDNKTLPGKPDVSIKKYKLAVFIDGEFWHGYNWDERKQTIKSNRGFWIPKIERDIQRDKEVNQQLADMDYTVFRFWSREIKQNLNQCINDVMVYISTGYNY, from the coding sequence GTGAGGGTTTTTTATTTCAATAGATTCACTTATATTGAATATGCCGTGCCGTATAATGAAGAAAAAATAAAAGTCCCACGCTTTAACGAAGCTTCTGGTTTTTATACCACCAAAAAACGCTCAAAAATAATGAGTAAAATACGTGGTAAAAATACCAAACCAGAATTGATTTTCAGACGCGCTTTATGGGCTCGAGATGTACGCTTTCGTGTGGACAATAAAACATTACCCGGCAAACCCGATGTGTCGATTAAAAAGTACAAATTAGCCGTTTTTATAGATGGTGAATTTTGGCATGGTTACAATTGGGACGAACGTAAACAGACCATAAAAAGTAACCGCGGGTTTTGGATACCAAAAATAGAGCGTGATATACAGCGTGATAAAGAAGTAAACCAGCAACTTGCCGATATGGATTATACCGTTTTTAGATTCTGGAGCAGAGAAATTAAACAAAACCTCAACCAATGCATCAACGATGTGATGGTTTATATTTCTACAGGGTACAACTATTAA
- the ahcY gene encoding adenosylhomocysteinase, whose product MSTKTIPYVANKVKDISLADWGRKEIELAEAEMPGLMSLREEYKNEQPLKGARIAGCLHMTIQTAVLIETLQALGAEVTWSSCNIFSTQDQAAAAIAAAGTAVYAWKDMTEEEFDWCIEQTLFFGEDRKPLNMILDDGGDLTNMVLDKYPELVSGIKGLSEETTTGVHRLYERMQKGTLPMPAINVNDSVTKSKFDNKYGCRESAVDAIRRATDVMLAGKRVVVCGYGDVGKGTAASFKGAGSIVTVTEIDPICALQAAMDGYEVKKLETVIGKADIVITTTGNKDIVRGEHFEAMKDKTIVCNIGHFDNEIDMAWLNKNYGNTKNVIKPQVDKYTINGKDVIILAQGRLVNLGCATGHPSFVMSNSFTNQTLAQIELWNHSDKYENKVYMLPKHLDEKVAKLHLEKIGVELTELKQDQAEYIGVKVEGPYKPEYYRY is encoded by the coding sequence ATGAGTACAAAAACAATTCCTTACGTGGCCAATAAAGTAAAAGACATTTCGCTTGCAGATTGGGGAAGAAAAGAAATTGAATTGGCCGAAGCCGAAATGCCTGGCTTAATGAGCTTACGCGAGGAGTACAAAAACGAGCAACCTTTAAAAGGGGCTCGTATTGCTGGGTGCTTGCACATGACTATACAAACTGCTGTATTAATTGAAACTTTACAAGCTTTAGGAGCGGAAGTGACATGGAGCTCTTGCAATATTTTCTCTACGCAAGACCAAGCTGCTGCTGCCATTGCTGCTGCAGGAACTGCCGTTTATGCCTGGAAAGACATGACCGAAGAAGAATTTGATTGGTGTATTGAGCAAACACTTTTCTTTGGCGAAGACAGAAAACCATTAAATATGATTTTGGATGATGGTGGTGACCTTACGAACATGGTGTTAGATAAATATCCAGAATTGGTTTCTGGTATTAAAGGTTTGAGTGAAGAAACTACAACTGGTGTTCATCGTTTATACGAGCGCATGCAAAAAGGAACCTTGCCAATGCCAGCTATTAACGTAAACGATTCGGTCACAAAATCGAAATTCGATAATAAATATGGTTGTCGTGAGAGTGCCGTAGATGCTATACGTCGCGCTACCGATGTGATGTTGGCTGGTAAACGCGTAGTAGTATGTGGTTATGGCGATGTAGGTAAAGGCACTGCTGCTTCATTTAAAGGTGCTGGGAGTATCGTAACCGTTACCGAGATTGACCCAATTTGTGCTTTACAAGCCGCAATGGACGGATACGAAGTTAAAAAACTGGAAACCGTAATTGGTAAGGCCGATATCGTGATTACCACAACAGGAAATAAAGACATTGTTCGTGGCGAGCATTTTGAAGCCATGAAAGACAAAACCATAGTTTGTAATATTGGGCATTTCGACAATGAAATTGATATGGCGTGGTTGAACAAAAACTACGGAAACACCAAAAACGTTATCAAACCGCAAGTTGATAAATACACTATTAACGGCAAAGATGTTATTATTTTAGCGCAAGGTCGTTTGGTGAATTTAGGCTGCGCTACGGGCCACCCAAGTTTTGTGATGAGCAACTCGTTTACCAATCAAACTTTGGCTCAAATTGAACTCTGGAACCATAGTGATAAATATGAAAACAAAGTGTACATGCTGCCAAAACATCTTGATGAAAAAGTAGCTAAACTACACTTAGAAAAAATTGGTGTTGAATTGACCGAATTAAAGCAAGACCAAGCTGAGTATATTGGTGTTAAAGTTGAAGGACCTTACAAACCTGAGTATTATAGATACTAA
- a CDS encoding 4'-phosphopantetheinyl transferase superfamily protein → MPLYKTITPNSQTTVKIWKITESFDDLMQSVNLKPESLKRVLGMKSEMHQRGFLSVRRLLQEFGYTDSDLFYNENGKPHLKDGKQISITHSFNFSAVIVSDAIVGIDVEKQRDKIQIIAHKFVDYEAQYLDKNAKGYVKKLTVIWCVKESLYKLFATPGLSFKQHCLVIPISDREHETVAWIDYEDQKYRFNIQYLEFEGFTCAFAVA, encoded by the coding sequence ATGCCACTTTATAAAACCATTACGCCAAATTCACAAACTACTGTTAAAATTTGGAAGATTACAGAGTCTTTTGATGATTTGATGCAATCGGTCAATTTAAAACCAGAAAGTTTGAAGCGTGTTTTAGGTATGAAAAGTGAAATGCACCAACGCGGTTTTTTAAGTGTACGGCGCCTATTGCAGGAGTTTGGTTATACAGATTCTGACTTGTTTTATAACGAGAACGGTAAGCCGCATTTAAAGGATGGCAAGCAAATATCTATAACCCATTCTTTTAATTTTTCGGCAGTGATTGTAAGTGATGCGATAGTTGGGATAGATGTTGAAAAGCAGCGTGATAAAATTCAAATAATTGCTCATAAATTTGTTGATTATGAAGCCCAGTATTTGGATAAAAACGCAAAGGGTTACGTTAAAAAATTAACCGTTATTTGGTGTGTTAAAGAATCACTTTACAAATTGTTTGCCACGCCCGGATTGAGTTTTAAACAGCATTGTTTGGTGATTCCCATATCTGATCGAGAACATGAAACTGTAGCATGGATTGATTATGAAGATCAAAAATATCGATTCAACATACAATATTTAGAGTTTGAAGGTTTTACATGTGCCTTTGCCGTAGCCTAA
- a CDS encoding geranylgeranylglyceryl/heptaprenylglyceryl phosphate synthase, with amino-acid sequence MENIYKNICEASKSGKKHLAVLIDPDKFPTEKALNFIQKVNRSFATHIFVGGSTVSEHETDTLVAEIKKHTTLPIVLFPGDVTQITEKADGLLFLSLISGRNPDYLIGKHVEAVAKLHDMPLEIIPTGYILIENGKETTVQRVTETQPISRNRVQYIIDTAKAGALLGMKLIYLEAGSGALHPITPEIIKRVKKELKIPLIVGGGIKKREQLKAAFNSGADMVVVGTAFEEDEGFFDDLNQ; translated from the coding sequence ATGGAAAACATCTATAAAAATATTTGTGAAGCTTCCAAAAGCGGTAAAAAGCATTTGGCAGTATTAATCGATCCCGATAAGTTCCCAACAGAAAAGGCATTGAATTTCATTCAAAAAGTAAACAGGTCTTTTGCAACACATATATTTGTTGGAGGCAGTACGGTTAGTGAACATGAAACCGATACTTTAGTTGCCGAAATAAAAAAACATACCACACTGCCGATTGTGCTATTTCCCGGTGATGTCACCCAAATTACCGAAAAGGCTGATGGACTCTTGTTCTTGAGTTTAATTTCTGGCAGAAATCCCGACTATTTAATTGGAAAACACGTTGAAGCGGTTGCCAAATTACATGACATGCCACTTGAAATAATCCCCACAGGATATATTTTAATTGAAAATGGAAAAGAAACAACAGTACAGCGGGTTACAGAGACCCAGCCCATTTCGCGAAATCGTGTTCAGTATATTATAGATACAGCAAAAGCTGGAGCACTTTTGGGCATGAAACTTATTTATTTGGAAGCGGGCAGTGGGGCATTGCACCCAATTACCCCAGAAATCATTAAGCGAGTAAAGAAAGAGTTAAAAATTCCTTTGATTGTAGGTGGTGGGATAAAAAAAAGAGAACAATTGAAAGCTGCTTTTAATTCGGGTGCAGATATGGTGGTTGTTGGTACAGCTTTTGAGGAAGATGAAGGTTTTTTTGATGATTTAAATCAATAA